The DNA segment CCTAGTCTTCCACCAGCTAGTCGAGGAGGACGGCGAGGGAAGCTGGGCAGACGGTCATCTGCACCAGTGGTGAGCGGGAACGAATGACCGAGAACGACCACCGCACAAGACCTGCTTTCCTTCCCCGCATCCCACCGACGGCCGGTCAGGAGGGAGCGCCTGTGGCCTGTCCCTCTGCTTTAACTGGGGCGGGGCCGAAACGGTAGACAGACAGCCAGCATGGGGGGGCAATCTTAAAGCACCTTTAAAATCTGGACCCTGTCTGTGATTAAGCCAGTAATTCTCAAACTTGATCATTGAAAAGCATCACCTGGTGAGACTTAAAACTCAGGGACTTCCCAAATCTGCACTGTGGGACCAACTCTCCCAGGGATTCTGTCTATGCTGGTCAGTCCTGCAGTTTGAGAGATACTGTTCAAATGCGTAAAGACGATTCCTGCCCCTAAAAACAAGGGATGGTCACCCAGCTCTGGCCAACATGGGGACCACcacagggaggcaggcaggaaggaggctcCAACCTCTATTCTGGTCTCTGGGGCCCAAGCAACCTGCCAAGTGCTGTTCAGGAAGTGAGAGGTTTCCCAGGAGAGCTGACTGGGGGGCGGGGCAGCCTCCCGATGACGGGCAGGCACCTGTCCACCAGGCAGTGAACTGGCCGGGTTGAGGCCAGGTGGAGAGGTGCTCAAACAGAAGCGGTAACGTGGGTCCTGCCTTGTGAAGCCCTGTCGAGTAACACACCTAGGGAAACGTCACTAACACCGAGCACTGTGCCCCGGCCTCGCGGCGCCTCACGGGCAGCAGGTGGAAATCGTCACATTGATTCCCAGGTTCCCATTATCCGCAAAAAGATGTGCAATGGCCGTGTCGAAGACCAGGCAGTCGCTGTTCATGATGGCCGCGGCCACGCCGTCGTGGATGGACCGCGGCGTGGCCTCCCAGGTCAGTCTCCGGCGGTTCCCGTTCAGCTCCAGTCTGTAGGCGAAGTTCTCGGCCTGCTTGCGGGTGCCGATGAGCAGGACGATGGCGAAGAACTGCTGGTGGCCCTCAAACTTCTCCTGCTTCTCCAGCACCAGCATGAAGTGGTGGCCGAAGCAGGACTGCATCATCACCCAGTCCACGGCCCCCGGCAGGTTGATGTCCGTGGCCAGGAAGACGATGTCCTCGCCCTGCAGCGTGGTGATGCTCTTGTGGGCGTGCATGAGGTGGGACATCACGGCCTCCAGCGAGCCCTGCCACTTGCAGGAGGCTCCAGGGCACGGGCAGGAGTAGGGGCGGTACTCACAGACGTCCTCGTGCTCCGGCTTCTCCGTGTGGTGCAGGGTCAGCGAGCAGCCCGTGGTGGCGTACTGCGGAGACAGAGGCACACAGCGTCACCCCTCCCAGCCGCCGGCCCCCCACGGGCGCCGCCTGGCGGCTCGGCGGCtgcgttcaaggccagccaggtaCCGCGGCCACGGCTCAGCGCCACTCTGGTCAGACTGCCATGCGCAGTCAAGGCCTTCCCTGGACCAGGGCCTGCTGCGCCCACGCCCACCCATCCCAGCGCTGCTCGCGGGGAGACTCCAGTTCTTTATTACAAATGAGCACATGGATAAGCCCACCTGGCTTTCCCCTCACTGTTTGTGAATCTGGCTTTTTGGTTGGTTGGCTGGtttttcagggattgaacccaggggcgcttaaccatggagccacatccccagcccgaggcacggtctcgctaagttgctcagggcctcactaagttgctgaggctggctttgaactttcgatcctccggtctcggcctcctgagccactgggctcaCAGGCGTGGCCACTGCACAcggctttatttttttcaaaatcgtTTGGGGGTGGAATTAGACAAGAAGTATCATCTCTAGACTAGCTTTCACATAACGACAATTTTGAAACTAGTATTCTTCCTGTTGTCCCCTTTATCCCTTCCTGGCTTGAGCTGGTGACAGGCAGGCCACGGGGAAGGCCGCCCTTGGGGTCACTGCAGGCCTGACCAGGCTAGGGCCAAGGGGGGTGGAGACCCCTTCACACTGCTGGAAACCGCCTTCTTCTCCAAACCCTTCCCCACGGTGCTTTGCCCCTTCTTTTTGGTGGAAAGAAACCCTGTCTGAGAGCCACTTGGCTAACTCAGAAGACTGCTCATCACGGGGTCCCAGCCAGGGGAGGCCGAGGTGGGAGGGCGGACTCCTCTCAAGGCTTGCTTCCCGCCTGATGTTCAGGGTTCATCGCACACGTCCCCACGACAGGCCAGGCAGTGCCGGCAACAGGCCTCAGGAGCAGGCCAGAGGAGCTCGCTGACCCCACTGCCCCCGGAGGGCCCTCCCTCAGACTCCAGGCGACATTCCCAGTGGACAGACCTCTCCATCCTGGGAAGGCCTCACCGAAGGGAATGAGGCTGCTGTTCCTAGACACAGAGGAGTCAGCCTGCAAGCAGATGCTGCCCAGAGGACCGTCCTGCTGCCACGCCAAGAATGGAGAAGCCAGAGCCACCCTGCAGGGGAGCCCGCAGCCCCGTCCTGACCTCAGGGCATGGGTGCCAGGTTTCGGCTGGACCCACGCCTCCAGACGCACAGGCACCAGGCGAGGCAGGGAGGCCACGGTCCAGCCTGGTGCCATAACCCCTTACCAGCTGGAGCAGGTCAGAGTCAAGCTTTATGGTCTGAACGCTGCCACCAGAAAGGAGGTTCAGAGCGGAAGGCCAGCCGCCATCAGCAAGGGGGCGGAGCCAAGCAGTCTCCTGGGGAGAGTCTCTAACCCGCAGAGGCTCCTTCCGCCCCCTCGCCCTCCCCACCCAGCGCAGATGAGGGCCTTCAGCAGAGCGGGCAGAAAGCACCCTCTGTTATTTGTTTTGCTGACAGGAACTGCTTGTTCATCTTTTTGAACCGTGGACTAAGTTTAAAGGCCtggatataaattaaaaaaaaaaaaaaaaaatcaggatga comes from the Sciurus carolinensis chromosome 9, mSciCar1.2, whole genome shotgun sequence genome and includes:
- the Siah2 gene encoding E3 ubiquitin-protein ligase SIAH2 is translated as MSRPSSTGPSASKPCSKQPPPPQTQHAPSPAAPPAAATISAAGPGSSAVPAAAAVISGPGGGGGGAGPVSPQHHELTSLFECPVCFDYVLPPILQCQAGHLVCNQCRQKLSCCPTCRGALTPSIRNLAMEKVASAVLFPCKYATTGCSLTLHHTEKPEHEDVCEYRPYSCPCPGASCKWQGSLEAVMSHLMHAHKSITTLQGEDIVFLATDINLPGAVDWVMMQSCFGHHFMLVLEKQEKFEGHQQFFAIVLLIGTRKQAENFAYRLELNGNRRRLTWEATPRSIHDGVAAAIMNSDCLVFDTAIAHLFADNGNLGINVTISTCCP